A genomic region of Strigops habroptila isolate Jane chromosome 20, bStrHab1.2.pri, whole genome shotgun sequence contains the following coding sequences:
- the MICOS13 gene encoding MICOS complex subunit MIC13, with translation MSRHDAIPPPPPPTAPLSAAPPRCHGATQRGRGLPCHVTGSHRPPAAVMAARLVPVLKFVTKGGLAGGAVYVAYDQGLLGSSTQGAEAFRKAQAALPPAIQEWISYTGWELPPIPKLEFSPSDFWNKGVRMVMSALSVAPTRACEYTAEGWKYVKDLVK, from the exons ATGTCACGACATGACGCGatcccgccgcccccccccccaaccgCTCCCCTcagcgcggccccgccccgTTGCCATGGCGCCACGCAGCGGGGGCGGGGCCTCCCGTGCCACGTGACCGGCTCCCACCGCCCCCCCGCCGCCGTCATGGCCGCCAGGCTCGTCCCCGTCCTCAA GTTTGTCACCAAAGGAGGCCTGGCAGGGGGTGCCGTGTATGTGGCGTACGACCAggggctgctgggcagcagcacacaAGGTGCTGAAGCCTTCAGGAAAGCTCAGGCAGCGCTGCCTCCAGCCATCCAGGAGTGGATAAGTTACACGGGCTGGGAG ctcCCACCCATTCCAAAACTTGAGTTTTCCCCTTCTGATTTCTGGAATAAAG gagTACGGATGGTGATGTCTGCCTTGTCCGTGGCTCCCACCAGGGCCTGTGAATACACTGCAGAAGGCTGGAAGTACGTGAAGGACCTTGTCAAATAG